The nucleotide sequence CACTCataaggtttgattttgttgaaatttaacagataTTGGACTGGAATAAccacaaaacatctaaaatgtagatttaaatggaaaatgtgGGATGGTCTTTTTTCTGCAAAGTATGTTTTGGGTGTAACACTCTCAAATTTTTGTTCTATAAACATTCAAGAAGAGCTGTCTTCTTTAATGTACTTACAGACTTATTTTCCctgaaaaacaaatatgactgatacaaatatttttgtaagcaTATTGTATTAGTGATTCCTACTTTAGCCAcagaaattagatattttattttaaatttattacAGTTACTGATAATATTGGTCACACGCTcattatggtttgtttttatatgtcattaaactatttaaaatatctttttagattttcacaaaaaaaattatagttatTTGCaacttaactacatttttgtaaacatatttcttagtaatgtatttaaattttcttttttatttcacttagaAGACATGATCTAGTATAAGTGTTTGAAAATAGTATTTAAGTTAGAAAAGTGTTTATGTGCTGAATGTAATTGACCTGTTCTGATTCTGTGTACCAactttgtattttacattttatgttattgttttgtctGTTCTTTTATGTCgctattatgtttattataactCCTGTAGAGCAAACTTACTTTAGTAATATTAACCACAGACCTATTTTACACCTATCGTACATTGAAACCCGCTATTCTAAAAACCCATTAGAAATTCCAGAGGGAACCCATAGTGAGTTAGCGTTCAGGCTTGACCTACAAACTGACATCACGACTGAACAGCTCTATTAcagtaacattgtttttctcttgtttctctgGTCTCTCTGGCTCTCGGCTTATTTTTCGGCTGAAGTCCCAGCATTCAGTTACCACAGTCCGTGGCTACTTTGTCAGAAGGGAGTTGGGTAGCACTACAGACTCATGTTCTGATCTGATGAATCACAGATGCTCAAAGGCTTTAATGTGGCATATATCAGCCTTAAGCATGTTCTCACTATTTTCCTCTGTCTGCCTAAAGCATCTTTGCATCTTTACACGTCCCCCATCTCACATTCTCTTCGTTTGTCTGTTCTCCGTACCTCTCGCTCGTCacattctgtctctctttctctctcgttcTCCTTTTTTCTCGTCATTACAGACAGTTTGGCACTATACCAGCTGTCCCAGAGGAGATCTGTATGGCTTTGGCTGTACCTTTGAGGactagtttttttgttttaaagcaaatgttttaatgcaagattattaaaacaaactgttttttcttatggaagaaaatacacaaatgaaTTTGTTAATGTAAGACTAGAAATTTGGTTTCAAAGATcaagaacaaaatgtaaaatttgagTCCGTACAAAATGTCAAATGCAAACAGCTGTTTAGAGTAACATAAAACAGCGATGGGCCTTATGGTTATAAATTAAACTAATTCTGCTTTAAATGACATCTGCACATCTTTAAACTCAGACCTCAGGGACCCCTTTTTCCATCCCAACCCAAAAGTCATACTGACCGTTTCTcagtcatttgtaactgcattGGAAATCTGCTCTTTGTCTCTTCTTAAGTTCTCGGTTTGGCTGAAGACATCAATTCTACCGCTTTCCAAGAGCATCATTAGGAAATTGACCCAGATATACGCAAATCGATCTCAGAAGTTTTCCTATGAAATTTAGACAAGACCAGGTTGAATCAAGGGCAGTTACCGTATTATTCCTTGCTTGATCTTCCATTTGAACACTGGTGACTCATCTGGTTCAGtatgaatttaaatgtattattaaatggGATTTACATGTATTGCGTCAGCTCGTTTCTGTTAAAATAACCCACGACCAAATGGCCACGAGATTCTTATTTCATCATGAGATTTTGTTGATAACATTGGTTTTAAGCACTCAAAGGTTTTGAATGAAGGTGGTTTAGCACTTGTTACTTCCCACAAGTGATTGCATTGAAGCTATTGACATTTCTCAGGGTTTGGAATATGGAGCTTTTGTCACTGAGCTTTGTGAAAGTGTGTCAGAGTTGTACAGCACAGCCGTGAACTCTGCAGTTCTGTGCAGCCTAATGCAGTCAGGAACGAAAGAagccatttacatttacacaaatcaaATGTCATGCTGACTCCACTTATAGTTACACCTAGACACACTGAATTTTTCCACAAGTATCTTTAATATAAGATGGATTTTTTGGTCTTTTTAAGCAAATGTcaacctttcatttttgtttcaagtTCCGTGGCAAACCAAACTAATCTGAGCTGAACTAAACCAACCCCTATAGAATCAAACTTATCTGAACTGAAACTTTTCAAACCATTGCTTTCTGGActgatttgtttttgtcaatgCTTGACATCATAGAGGccagtgtgtctgtttgtggGGCATCATGGGAAGCACCATCCAATAATCTTTATATCAGCTCACATCCAGAGACTCCGTGGAAATCCTGCAAGGATATAGCAAAAGCATATTGGTGTAATATCATTTTCATGCTTTCATTCTTGAATTATTCTCAGTGGTTCCAATGAGGTCAGCCGATGTGATATGTGTCTTATTGTGATCCAGCCAAAGTTtcataaaacagaaaaagtcAAATGTGTCTGTAGTTTTTCCTTGATTTTTTCCCGAGATTTTGTATGACTGTGTACCCAggcagcagaacaacaaaaatttGAATGCCAACACAGGGGGAAAAAAACGGGGTAGAACAACATAAActtgacacaaaacaataaacagactTAATTTgaatacaacaaaaaactgACATTAACTTGACTTGACAGACTAGGCTTCACAGGGAAGTTTAGAACACGACGTTATACAATATAGCACaaagttataaaaaatgaaccggcacaagacagcaaacacaagggcaatAAATAGGGAGCAAATGACGAGGGGAAAAGGAGggcataaaacaataaaagataaTTCATGAGGAAATGAGGGGACGGGATCAAGAAACGAGACAGGAGAGCACATGGCACAaggcaaacaaaataaaacaaagccatgtgcttccacacaaaacacgaGAGACTGTCATGATCCTGACACAAGACTAGAAACGCATGAATGAGAGAGGCAGGATCATAACAGACGGACCTTTAGAAATGaagtacacattttaaattatttttttttctgcattaagGAATAGTGTCATTTGTTACAGTTGTTATTGActaatttatgaaaaataaagtttacaaGAGAAGTCCAGTGTGGATGAGATGTAATCAAGTGACTGattcacatctctctctctctctctctctctctctctcaggtttCTCTGAGCACTGAATGTGTGCGCGCTGTAATGAAGATGACATACTGTCCTCACTGTAGCGGCGTGGCCTTTGCTAAGCCCTGTTCAAACTACTGTAAGAACGTCATGAAGGGCTGCCTTGCCAATCAAGCGGATCTGGACTCTGAGTGGAGGAACCTGGCAGGTGGGCGGGGCAAAATTGGACACTTACTCATAGCCATTGAGATTCAGAAGTTCACATTTCTCGTGTCAAGTGATTTATGGAGCCTTCAGGTTTTGGTTCAGAAAAACTCCATGAACGGTcactgctgtgaaaaaactgttccattggcgTTTACggagttgacgcaactctctctctcagtggcACTGCACTTACTTAGCAGTCAAACCAAAAGCACCTCAATGATTGACACGTTTAATTTAAGCAATATGTAAAAGATGCAAACAACtagtgaacatttttttttttttaataatacacaagacttacagtatactgtgtgtgtttgtgtagatacCATGCTGCAGGTGGTTGACAAACTGAGCCGACCTTACAGCATGGACTCTGTGATTCTGTCTTTACCTAAGCGTGTCGCTGAAGCTATTCTCTACATGCAAGACAACCTCAACACATTCAACAACAAGGTCAGCCTTGCCTCCATCATAAATCTCTCACATTTCCACCATTACCTGACTTTCAAACCATAAATCTTTACCCTGCAATTATTCCTTCTGCTTAGACTTGATCTTGAGATCCCTTATCCTCCATTAACCTTAAAATCTCCTTTCCTCAGGTGTTTCAGGCCTGTGGTTCTCCTGTCCTGAGCTCCACTCCTGAGGATCAGATCAAGAGAGGTAGAAACGCAGCAGAGGAAGTCAGCAGCACCCCGGGATTCCAGCTGGAGAAACTGGTACGTTTGCATGGTGTTTCCATCACATGCTTACATCAGATCTATCAAATTGGCAATAGTGACCATGTTCTCTGTTCTCTCAGTTATCCGACGTCTCCAGAATGTTGAGGGACGTGATGCAGTACTGGATCCTTTTGCCTAGCAAACTCTGTGTGGATCGTGAATCTGGACCCAGTGAGGTGGACACATGTTGGAATGGGATGAGTGTTGACAGGTAAGTGCACTTTACCATTGAAACTTTGTTTTTAGCTACGCACACCCCATTCACGGTTCTTTATTGTCGCGTTGTGTCCTTGCAGGTATCTGCCAGAGGTGATGGGGGACGGGTTGGCTAATCAGATAAATAATCCAGAGGTAGAGACCGACATCACCAAACCAGACATGACCGTACGGAAACAGATCATGCAGTTAAAGATTATGATCAACCGTCTGAAGTACGCCATTAACGGAAATGATGTGGACTTCCAGGACGCTAGTAAGTACACTTGTGTATGCATTTTCAGATCCAAAGTAAACGGATTAAAAGAAAGATGTTATAAAAAGCTCAGCCTTCTGCTTGgatgtttttgttaaatgtagaaatgttgaggaaaattactttttaagaaGTTGTTCTTTAAAAGGTTATGACTTAAACAAGGATTTGTTAATATCAGCTTTGTCTCTGatgtttctgaaaaaaaatgtgttgatataTAGTCAACTAAATTAAAAGGctgaaaaataaatggactGTAGATAGCATTTTACAACTTGAATGAAATGTGTGAGAATGCTGCATTTCTTTACTGaagaaaaaataagtttaaggaGAAGGGACTTAGGCAAAAGTTTTATGGCTAATTGTTATGTATGGAAAATCTGAGCtctcatttatgtatttttaggGTAATAATAGATTACTTTTACTTTAAACTTTATTCTGCCATATAAGAAgcaatgtgttttctttaaataattgtatcattttaaaacagttcCTATATTAATACAGCTTGAATATACAAACTCAAATGTTGTCGATGCTGTAGATAATTTTTGTCGTAGGTACTGTATGTTATTTTGTGCTTGTTATTAAGACATTTAAAGttataggtcacccaaaaaaaaaaaatgttttgacccttcagtcatttcaaacctgtatatatatTACTTAACCAcatctactgcagaacacacagaggatattttgaagaatgttgttaactggcccccattcactttcactggttttgtgttcacaaaatataagtgaatggggtgccagtgctgtttggttaccaacttcaatatatcttcttttgtgttctatggaagaaagaaagtcatacaggtttgaaatgacaagcgcGTGagtccatttttgggtgaactatccctttaaaattaaGGTTTAGAAATCTCACTTCGACTTTGTTAGAATGTCACCcttcaaagtaaaatatttgcATAACTAATTTGCCATaatgatttaaacaaaaattgatCAGAATTTCACATCACTTTTTTAATGGAGCAAGCACAGGGCATTTGATTTGTCTTGTCACAACACTTGTTTAATATAAGAGATGCAACTGGAACATTTTAGTTAGTGATGATTACTGTAAGTTATAAACTTGGCTATTTATATCTGGTTATTCTCTAACACTGTAATGAAATGCTACTGAACCTTCTTGAATCCAGatctttttttaaaatctgtatcACTTGTTCATATCTACAGGTGATGATATCAGTGGCTCTGGAAGTGGAATGTGCCCCGAGGACCAGTGTCCCCACAATCCACGCCTCGCCGTCCCCAACACGGACAGACCAAAAGTCTACGCCTATCCGTCGGAGAACAAGAAAGTGGTCAATGGAAGAAGCAGCCAGAACCTTCCTTGCATCAGCTTCTACCTTCTCTCACTGGTCACAGTCTTGCTTAGGCGATAATTGACAGGCAGTCCCATCGACTAGGACTGTGTATAGGACAGGGTTGGATTGTGGAGGGGTGGGGTTAGTCACATTGCCAAAACAAACATCAGAGGAAACCGGTGAATGCGTTTTTTTGTCTTGAATAAGAACACCATGGAATAATCTTAGATCTGTGTACTTTTTGTTTACTCTTATTTGAAAAATGACACCTAGAGCCGGTCTTCTGCTTGCCTTTATGTGTGTGGTGGAAAAGGTCTTTGAGAATGCTCCGTAAATAACTGTATCAATAGCTATGAATATCCGCTTTCAAATGATTATCCACCCCAACAAACAAAATGTCTCTGTTATCCCAGTTcaaaaagattattttacactttgcttatttattaattaaacccTGATGTTTGTAGAACAAAAccaaggttaaaaaaaaaatcccaggCCCTTCCATCTTGAGAACGTCCTTCAACGATTTTGTGAATTGATCCCAGAGCACAAAACATCTGATCCACCTTCTCTTCTATGTTTTGAAgctttaataataatgataacaaaCCTCTACATGTTTCGGAAgacctctttctttctcataTATTGTACAAGTTTCCACACTTAA is from Triplophysa dalaica isolate WHDGS20190420 chromosome 3, ASM1584641v1, whole genome shotgun sequence and encodes:
- the gpc1b gene encoding glypican-1b, which translates into the protein MGFLLLLVLCALTGPVFGDNKPKICTELRQFYSSKGFSLNGVPSSEMSGEHLRVCPQIHTCCTTGMEENLLNLSRRELETQVKESGRTLQASISGQYKSFDEYFLQLLNRSEGSLQSSFQTGFGPLYSQVAKVFQDLYSDLRRYYRGTKVNLEEALHEFWARLLEQLFKALNPQYSIGEQYLECVAKQSETLKPFGDTPKELKIKLMRTVIAARTFLQGLVTSGEALRKVSQVSLSTECVRAVMKMTYCPHCSGVAFAKPCSNYCKNVMKGCLANQADLDSEWRNLADTMLQVVDKLSRPYSMDSVILSLPKRVAEAILYMQDNLNTFNNKVFQACGSPVLSSTPEDQIKRGRNAAEEVSSTPGFQLEKLLSDVSRMLRDVMQYWILLPSKLCVDRESGPSEVDTCWNGMSVDRYLPEVMGDGLANQINNPEVETDITKPDMTVRKQIMQLKIMINRLKYAINGNDVDFQDASDDISGSGSGMCPEDQCPHNPRLAVPNTDRPKVYAYPSENKKVVNGRSSQNLPCISFYLLSLVTVLLRR